One segment of Streptomyces sp. DT2A-34 DNA contains the following:
- a CDS encoding DUF397 domain-containing protein produces the protein MQPVENGASAGAIEGARWRKSRHSGGNGNCVELARLSSGDVAMRNSRFPDGPVLVYTREEIAAFLGGVKDGEFDFTLS, from the coding sequence ATGCAGCCGGTGGAAAACGGTGCCAGTGCAGGCGCGATCGAAGGGGCACGCTGGCGTAAGAGCCGTCACAGTGGGGGAAACGGCAACTGCGTGGAACTCGCCCGTCTTTCCAGCGGGGACGTGGCGATGCGCAATTCGAGGTTCCCGGACGGCCCCGTCCTCGTCTATACACGCGAGGAGATCGCGGCCTTCCTCGGCGGCGTCAAGGACGGCGAGTTCGACTTCACCCTCTCGTGA
- a CDS encoding NACHT domain-containing protein, with product MWARQNSGTQVPPTGEQLDAAEHALGRAVEHVWAREVALRQLEDPRPLEVRWNDTPRGLSDHPALIGEGLVCGTDDASGAAAAFRRLPRRRLAILGPAGSGKTTLAALLVLVLLRTRQPGEPVPVILSLSSDVLEHSHLRTWLLQKIVSEYPALRDTGAYGPDAVGELLASRRVLPVLDGLDEIPSRFQARVFSMLNEALGDGSPLVLTCRTAAYEQAVAECRDVLNGTAVIEPEPVTSGSAADFLMLAAAPGDLQPGWRTLARRLRAEPRSPVALALQSPLNVSLVRLVYGPANRSAPDELTDTARFPDPDSIASHLLAEVVPALISRDAQHPRTPSARQLDHMPRWLTHLAAHLQSRGTYDFAWWELYRANPALARTLPRALLLALAVFLVQALIDAADPERWANASLSESLQWLTLRPLPHTVTVFLLACTAPWLYRIIRRAGLLAPGVAVLAGCIAGIVYGSLYIAVRIPLIEPTYPPNPWIVINRMAWGALPYTLTLLAVGAPRPPALPTQARLRMHGRGRQLMAELASVPAASVGLGLLFNVVPFLFLLPHIGFAEVLGKISADTTPLLLGGFVAAGLALLRFIRVPLATDGSATPESALAADRRYAAAIMLVPAAALMLLQSLLGAPLPLFGSWDNMLDGARTAGWQLLAMVLVGIILALSTTSWGYFTAARLQLFTRKRLPLRTMRFLTKAHRLGILRRVGPVYQFRHALLQDHLAAHPGSRGGVPGSGATSSPTRGAPSSSTADGLT from the coding sequence TCCGATCACCCCGCCCTGATCGGAGAGGGCCTGGTTTGCGGCACGGATGATGCCAGCGGTGCGGCTGCGGCCTTTCGCCGGTTGCCGCGGCGTCGACTTGCCATCCTGGGCCCTGCCGGATCGGGGAAGACAACGCTGGCTGCACTTCTCGTCCTCGTTCTGCTGCGCACTCGCCAACCGGGCGAACCGGTGCCCGTGATCCTGTCACTCTCCTCGGACGTGCTGGAGCACTCTCACCTCAGAACCTGGTTACTGCAGAAGATCGTCTCCGAGTATCCGGCCCTTCGCGATACAGGGGCGTACGGGCCAGATGCCGTAGGTGAGTTGCTTGCCTCCCGTCGCGTTCTGCCGGTCCTCGACGGCCTCGACGAGATTCCCTCCCGATTCCAGGCACGTGTCTTCAGCATGCTCAACGAGGCTCTTGGGGACGGCAGCCCTCTGGTGCTGACCTGCCGTACTGCTGCCTACGAGCAGGCGGTAGCCGAGTGTCGCGACGTTCTCAACGGAACCGCTGTCATCGAGCCCGAGCCTGTCACCAGCGGGTCGGCAGCAGACTTTCTGATGCTGGCCGCCGCTCCCGGTGACCTGCAACCAGGCTGGCGGACGTTGGCCCGCCGTCTGCGTGCGGAACCGCGCAGCCCGGTGGCTCTCGCCTTGCAAAGCCCCCTCAATGTGTCGCTGGTTCGCCTTGTATATGGGCCGGCGAACCGGTCCGCCCCCGATGAGCTCACCGACACTGCCCGCTTCCCCGACCCGGACAGCATCGCTTCACACCTGCTCGCCGAGGTCGTACCGGCGCTCATCTCCCGGGACGCTCAGCATCCCCGCACACCAAGCGCCCGCCAGCTTGACCACATGCCACGGTGGCTCACTCACCTCGCTGCCCACCTGCAGTCCCGGGGCACCTACGACTTCGCCTGGTGGGAGCTGTATCGGGCAAACCCCGCGCTCGCCCGCACGCTGCCCCGCGCCTTGCTGCTGGCGCTTGCCGTGTTCCTGGTTCAGGCCCTCATTGACGCGGCTGATCCAGAGCGATGGGCCAACGCTTCGCTGTCCGAGTCCCTGCAATGGCTCACGCTGCGACCGCTTCCGCATACGGTCACCGTCTTCCTGCTGGCGTGCACAGCGCCCTGGCTCTACCGGATCATCCGTCGGGCTGGGCTGTTGGCCCCCGGGGTGGCCGTGTTAGCCGGCTGCATCGCCGGGATCGTGTATGGCAGCCTGTACATCGCGGTCCGCATTCCATTGATCGAGCCCACCTACCCGCCAAACCCATGGATCGTGATCAATCGCATGGCATGGGGTGCACTCCCCTACACACTGACTCTGCTGGCGGTCGGTGCTCCGCGCCCGCCTGCTCTCCCCACACAGGCTCGGCTCAGGATGCACGGGCGCGGAAGACAACTCATGGCCGAGTTGGCTTCCGTGCCTGCGGCCTCCGTTGGCCTCGGCCTTCTCTTCAACGTCGTGCCGTTCCTGTTCCTGCTCCCCCACATCGGGTTCGCGGAGGTCTTGGGCAAGATCTCGGCTGACACCACGCCGCTCCTCTTGGGCGGCTTCGTCGCCGCCGGTCTGGCGCTGCTGCGGTTCATCCGTGTGCCCCTGGCCACAGACGGCAGTGCCACACCAGAGTCCGCTCTCGCGGCCGACCGACGATACGCTGCAGCAATCATGCTCGTCCCAGCAGCCGCTCTGATGCTGCTGCAGTCACTGCTTGGTGCGCCTCTGCCTCTTTTTGGTTCCTGGGACAACATGCTCGATGGGGCGCGGACGGCGGGCTGGCAGCTGCTGGCCATGGTATTAGTCGGGATCATCTTGGCACTATCCACGACCAGTTGGGGATACTTCACCGCCGCTCGGCTCCAACTCTTCACGCGTAAACGACTGCCCCTGCGCACCATGCGGTTCCTCACGAAGGCCCATCGTTTGGGCATCCTGCGCCGCGTCGGGCCGGTCTACCAGTTTCGTCACGCACTGCTTCAGGACCATTTGGCGGCTCACCCGGGAAGCCGGGGCGGCGTGCCGGGCAGCGGTGCAACCTCCAGCCCCACCCGCGGAGCACCGTCTTCCTCTACCGCCGATGGCCTGACCTGA
- a CDS encoding HAD family phosphatase: MTATCVILDIGGVLEITPETGCVQRWEERLGLPFGTVHERMRDVWQAGSVGSISEREVHEQVAARLGLDAPQVEAFMADLWAEYLGTPNEELIAYVRGLRGSCRLGILSNSFVGARERETALYHFDELVEQIVYSHEIGIEKPDPRAFETVCASLEVRPESCLFIDDLAVNVEAAQAAGMQAHLFQDNARTITRIAAHLDAGPRVGGPVPLG; the protein is encoded by the coding sequence GTGACGGCGACCTGCGTCATTCTCGATATCGGTGGCGTGCTGGAGATCACGCCGGAAACGGGGTGTGTGCAGCGGTGGGAAGAGCGGCTGGGGTTGCCGTTCGGCACTGTGCATGAGCGGATGCGCGACGTGTGGCAAGCCGGGAGCGTCGGGAGTATCAGTGAACGAGAGGTTCACGAGCAGGTGGCAGCACGCTTGGGGCTCGACGCGCCCCAGGTTGAAGCCTTCATGGCTGATCTCTGGGCGGAGTACCTGGGAACGCCTAACGAGGAGCTCATCGCTTACGTGCGTGGGCTGCGAGGAAGCTGCAGGCTGGGCATCCTAAGTAACAGCTTCGTTGGTGCCCGGGAACGGGAGACCGCGCTGTATCACTTCGACGAACTGGTCGAGCAAATCGTGTACTCGCACGAGATCGGCATCGAGAAGCCGGACCCGCGTGCCTTCGAGACCGTATGTGCCAGCCTGGAGGTGCGGCCGGAGAGCTGTCTGTTCATCGACGATCTCGCAGTAAATGTTGAGGCTGCTCAGGCGGCGGGCATGCAGGCGCATCTGTTCCAGGACAATGCCCGGACGATTACGCGCATCGCAGCTCATCTGGACGCTGGTCCCCGGGTTGGAGGGCCTGTTCCGCTCGGATGA
- a CDS encoding SAM-dependent methyltransferase, producing the protein MSLPYGVDVTIPSVARMYDSLLGGQDNYPADRAACEELLKHVPSMRELALNNREFLRRVVHVLAAEYGIRQFIDHGSGLPTQDNVHEIAQRVDPSSRVVYIDNDPIVRTIGGVLLASNANTAVLQADMRDTDEIFASEPVGRLINLNEPVAALFVSVLHCIPDSDRPAELVARVADRLPAGSMMVVCQLVSDSAQVRDFVSRFMDEQTQGHWGRVREKQDVADFCTPLDVVDPGLVEVSTWRPGHDDVPSQLSWEWEEYGGVGFVRR; encoded by the coding sequence GTGAGCTTGCCGTACGGGGTGGACGTCACGATTCCGAGTGTGGCCCGCATGTACGACAGCCTCCTGGGCGGGCAGGACAACTACCCCGCGGACCGCGCGGCCTGCGAAGAGCTACTCAAACACGTCCCCAGCATGCGGGAACTCGCGCTGAACAACCGGGAGTTCCTGCGCCGTGTGGTGCATGTACTCGCCGCCGAATACGGCATCCGGCAGTTCATCGACCACGGTTCAGGGCTGCCGACCCAGGACAACGTCCACGAGATCGCCCAGCGAGTGGACCCCTCCAGCCGGGTGGTGTACATCGACAACGATCCCATCGTCCGCACCATCGGCGGCGTGCTCCTGGCGAGCAATGCGAACACAGCCGTTCTTCAGGCGGACATGCGAGACACCGATGAAATCTTCGCCAGCGAACCGGTGGGCCGGCTCATTAATCTCAATGAGCCGGTGGCGGCGCTCTTCGTGTCGGTACTGCATTGCATCCCGGACAGCGACCGGCCGGCGGAGCTGGTCGCCCGGGTCGCGGACCGGCTGCCGGCCGGGAGCATGATGGTGGTCTGCCAGCTCGTCAGCGATTCCGCCCAAGTCCGTGACTTCGTCAGCCGCTTCATGGACGAGCAGACCCAGGGCCACTGGGGGCGGGTGCGGGAGAAGCAGGACGTGGCCGACTTCTGCACGCCTTTGGATGTGGTCGACCCGGGCCTGGTGGAGGTCTCCACGTGGCGGCCCGGCCACGACGACGTGCCCTCTCAGCTCAGTTGGGAGTGGGAGGAGTACGGCGGCGTGGGCTTCGTCAGGCGCTGA
- a CDS encoding helix-turn-helix transcriptional regulator, whose amino-acid sequence MTTDPSQRPEQCPVCEGPLVQNIGAGRRRRYCSTTCRRRAQRNRQARKTPAVAALQGPLGGPVAAEVRRLAQQLLDSEMRQEELGTLLERAEAIRRELDIYTAAAVQDARHRGEKWESVARDAHVAPETARARWAPERVTRMMDLHANEKRAAPARWRGSQPARLADAPEDTVSGPGAEVISPVGQLASALTHLHAASGLSIREVADSTMLSPSFISRVLSGDRLPTWDLTCSLAVLFGADPAELRVLFEAAHDMTAPGRQPVAAAIAQLHAAVRGLYLAAKSPPAERIERLSSKTVSALTARRVLAGIDVPEWEVLAALVYALGGRPLDFKPLWEAVHYTFLMCDDPRLPEGTAHIAVPEEGP is encoded by the coding sequence GTGACGACTGATCCGTCGCAGCGGCCGGAGCAGTGTCCGGTGTGTGAGGGCCCACTGGTGCAGAACATCGGGGCCGGGCGGCGTCGCCGCTACTGCAGCACGACCTGCCGTCGGCGGGCCCAGCGCAACCGGCAGGCGCGCAAGACCCCGGCCGTCGCCGCCCTGCAGGGACCTTTGGGCGGTCCGGTGGCGGCGGAAGTCCGCCGCCTGGCACAGCAGTTGCTGGACAGCGAGATGCGCCAGGAGGAACTGGGCACCCTGCTGGAGAGGGCCGAAGCGATTCGCCGGGAGCTGGATATCTATACCGCGGCTGCGGTGCAAGATGCCCGCCACCGGGGTGAGAAATGGGAGTCGGTAGCCAGAGACGCACACGTCGCTCCGGAGACAGCGCGCGCACGATGGGCACCCGAGCGGGTAACCCGGATGATGGACCTCCACGCCAACGAGAAACGGGCCGCCCCCGCCCGGTGGCGTGGTTCTCAGCCCGCACGGCTCGCCGATGCCCCGGAGGACACGGTCAGCGGCCCAGGCGCTGAAGTGATCTCTCCCGTCGGCCAGTTGGCGTCGGCACTGACGCATCTGCACGCGGCCAGCGGATTGTCGATCCGGGAAGTGGCCGACTCCACGATGCTCTCGCCGTCGTTCATCTCTCGCGTCTTGTCGGGAGACCGCCTGCCGACCTGGGATCTCACGTGCTCGCTGGCGGTCCTCTTCGGTGCTGATCCGGCCGAACTGCGTGTGCTGTTCGAGGCGGCGCACGATATGACGGCGCCCGGGCGCCAGCCTGTTGCGGCCGCCATCGCGCAGTTGCACGCCGCAGTGCGGGGACTGTACCTGGCGGCAAAGTCTCCTCCTGCGGAACGGATCGAGCGCCTCAGCTCGAAAACGGTGAGCGCGCTTACGGCGCGCCGTGTCCTGGCAGGCATCGACGTCCCGGAATGGGAAGTGCTGGCCGCTCTCGTGTACGCGCTGGGGGGTCGACCGCTCGATTTCAAGCCGTTGTGGGAAGCGGTGCATTACACGTTCCTGATGTGCGATGACCCCCGTCTACCGGAAGGCACGGCGCACATCGCCGTGCCGGAAGAGGGGCCGTGA
- a CDS encoding helix-turn-helix transcriptional regulator, whose protein sequence is MAADPKAPSILGFPHRPEWGPAAHRKALAGHLRRCRDHAGIGARQAARCIHASEASISRIETGRTALKPAEVERLLDTYGISDPLEHARIADLVREAAKPEAWQPYANAAPLDLRPLLGMEPAARRIISYEPQLVPGWLQTEEYAEIVIRAVHPTKPAGEIAERVALRMQRIEMLRRAVSPPILLAVMDSEVFRRRVGTPGVMYRQIKHLIALLEELPYRLNLQIAPLTVGAAGAIGHPIVHLRFFTPEYLPDMVYLEQYEGALYREKPSESERYQAILNNLCGVANPAEQTPALLEQALAAWR, encoded by the coding sequence ATGGCAGCCGACCCGAAGGCGCCGTCGATCCTCGGATTTCCCCACCGCCCAGAATGGGGCCCGGCAGCGCATCGCAAAGCCCTTGCCGGGCACCTGCGACGCTGCCGCGACCACGCAGGGATCGGGGCCCGGCAGGCCGCTCGGTGCATCCACGCCTCCGAAGCATCCATCAGCCGCATAGAAACCGGCCGGACAGCCCTGAAACCCGCTGAGGTCGAGCGGCTCCTGGACACCTACGGGATCAGTGATCCGCTCGAGCACGCCAGGATTGCCGACCTGGTCCGGGAAGCAGCCAAACCGGAGGCGTGGCAGCCCTACGCCAATGCAGCCCCTCTCGACCTTCGCCCGCTGCTGGGCATGGAGCCTGCCGCTCGCCGCATCATCTCCTACGAGCCTCAACTGGTGCCGGGCTGGCTGCAGACCGAGGAGTACGCCGAGATTGTGATCCGGGCCGTCCATCCGACAAAGCCGGCGGGGGAAATCGCGGAACGCGTGGCCCTGCGGATGCAGCGCATCGAGATGCTGCGGCGAGCCGTGTCCCCGCCGATCCTGCTGGCCGTGATGGACTCGGAGGTGTTCCGCCGCCGGGTCGGCACACCCGGGGTGATGTACCGGCAGATCAAGCACCTGATCGCGTTGCTGGAGGAACTGCCCTACCGGCTCAACCTCCAGATCGCTCCGCTGACGGTGGGCGCTGCCGGGGCCATCGGGCACCCGATCGTGCATCTGCGATTCTTCACTCCGGAGTACCTGCCCGACATGGTCTACCTCGAGCAATACGAAGGAGCCCTCTACCGGGAGAAGCCCTCGGAGTCCGAGCGCTACCAGGCCATCCTGAACAATCTGTGCGGAGTGGCCAACCCGGCCGAGCAGACACCGGCGCTGCTGGAGCAGGCACTGGCCGCCTGGCGGTGA
- the istB gene encoding IS21-like element helper ATPase IstB: protein MTQPRQRGLTEQAATTAIDTACRLLRLPSIRNEFADIADRAAKDQMTYRGFLAELLMAECDDRARRRSERRIKAAGFPREKSLRAFDFDANPNVDAATINTLASCEWIKKGQPLCLIGDSGTGKSHMLIALGTEAAMKGYRVRYTLATKLVNELVEAADEKQLNKTIARYGRVDLLCIDELGYMELDRHGAELLFQVLTEREEKNSVAIASNESFGGWTKTFTDPRLCAAIVDRLTFNGTIIETGTDSYRLASTRARAEHAEAG, encoded by the coding sequence GTGACCCAGCCTCGCCAGCGAGGACTGACCGAGCAAGCCGCGACCACCGCCATCGACACCGCCTGCCGTCTGCTGCGGCTGCCGTCGATCCGCAACGAGTTCGCCGACATCGCCGACCGGGCCGCCAAGGACCAGATGACCTACCGCGGCTTCCTCGCCGAGCTGCTGATGGCGGAGTGCGACGACCGGGCCCGCCGACGCTCGGAACGGCGGATCAAGGCGGCCGGGTTCCCGAGGGAGAAGTCACTACGGGCCTTCGACTTCGACGCCAACCCCAACGTCGACGCGGCCACCATCAACACCCTCGCCAGCTGCGAGTGGATCAAGAAGGGACAGCCGCTCTGCCTGATCGGCGACTCCGGCACCGGCAAGTCCCACATGCTCATCGCCCTGGGCACCGAGGCCGCCATGAAGGGCTACCGCGTCCGCTACACGCTCGCCACCAAGCTGGTGAACGAGCTGGTTGAAGCCGCCGACGAGAAGCAGTTGAACAAGACCATCGCCCGCTACGGCCGCGTCGACCTTTTGTGTATCGACGAGCTCGGGTACATGGAACTGGACCGGCACGGCGCCGAGCTGCTGTTCCAGGTTCTGACCGAGCGGGAGGAGAAGAACAGCGTCGCCATCGCCTCAAACGAGTCGTTCGGAGGCTGGACGAAGACCTTCACCGACCCCCGTCTCTGCGCCGCCATCGTCGACCGGCTCACCTTCAACGGCACCATCATCGAGACCGGAACCGACTCCTACCGCCTGGCCAGCACCCGAGCCCGTGCCGAACACGCAGAAGCGGGCTGA
- the istA gene encoding IS21 family transposase produces MSKVELYAAIRRDHRGGMTMREIERKYNVSWRTVRRAVDSVWPEPRKKLPPRPTALDPYKAVIDGILRADLDAPRKQRHTVTRLFHRLVEEHGADVSYQMVRRYVADRKPRILVESGKAPLEAFVPQTHQPGMEAEVDFGDVSVRLAGELVTCYLFSFRLSYSGKAVHRVFASCGQEAFFEGHVHALRMLGGVPRSKVRYDNLKAAVARVLGLSRARVETDRWIAFKSHFGLESFYCRPGIDGAHEKGGVEGQIGYFRRNHFTPVPEVASLSELNELVEQWDQHDGRRRIGSRPRTIDEYFEVERPLLMPLPEEPFETGRVFTPRVDRYSQIAVRTNRYSVPVRLIGKRVKVMLHASHLVVYDKNVEVARHERLIAKGSCRLELDHYLEALIRKPGAFPGATALEQARSAGKFTPVHDAWWAAAVKAHGDTEGTRALIEVLLMARHIPHEYLVAGLATALRSGALTADAVALEARKAAQTEDEPSPAISSALATGQPPATVTFLHEWKLNHLPPDTRPLPSVTPYDQLLRRRASGGDHREGEAQ; encoded by the coding sequence ATGTCGAAGGTCGAGCTGTACGCCGCGATCCGGCGCGACCACCGCGGCGGCATGACGATGCGGGAGATCGAGCGCAAGTACAACGTGTCGTGGCGGACGGTCCGCAGGGCCGTGGACTCGGTCTGGCCGGAGCCTCGGAAGAAGCTGCCGCCGCGCCCGACCGCGCTGGACCCGTACAAGGCGGTGATCGACGGGATCCTGCGGGCGGACCTGGATGCGCCGCGCAAGCAGCGGCACACGGTCACGCGGCTCTTCCACCGCCTGGTCGAAGAGCACGGCGCCGACGTGTCCTACCAGATGGTGCGGCGCTATGTCGCGGACCGGAAGCCTCGGATCCTGGTGGAGTCGGGCAAGGCCCCGCTGGAAGCGTTCGTGCCCCAGACCCACCAGCCGGGCATGGAGGCCGAGGTCGACTTCGGCGACGTCAGCGTGCGCCTCGCCGGCGAACTGGTCACCTGCTACCTGTTCTCCTTCCGTCTGTCGTACTCGGGCAAGGCCGTCCACCGCGTCTTCGCCTCCTGCGGCCAGGAAGCCTTCTTCGAAGGGCACGTGCACGCCCTGCGGATGCTGGGCGGTGTCCCACGGAGCAAGGTCCGCTACGACAACCTGAAGGCTGCGGTCGCCCGCGTGCTGGGGCTGAGCCGGGCGAGGGTGGAGACCGACCGGTGGATCGCCTTCAAGTCGCACTTCGGGCTCGAGAGCTTCTACTGCCGGCCCGGCATCGACGGCGCCCACGAGAAGGGCGGGGTCGAGGGGCAGATCGGCTATTTCCGGCGCAACCACTTCACCCCGGTTCCCGAGGTCGCCTCGTTGTCGGAGCTGAACGAGCTGGTCGAGCAGTGGGACCAGCACGACGGCCGGCGCCGGATCGGGTCCCGGCCGCGAACGATCGACGAGTACTTCGAGGTCGAGCGGCCGCTGCTGATGCCCCTGCCCGAGGAACCTTTTGAGACCGGGCGGGTGTTCACGCCTCGCGTCGACCGCTACAGCCAGATCGCGGTCCGCACCAACCGCTACTCGGTGCCGGTGAGGCTGATCGGCAAGCGGGTCAAGGTGATGCTGCACGCCTCTCACCTGGTGGTTTACGACAAGAATGTGGAAGTGGCCCGCCATGAGCGGCTGATCGCCAAGGGCAGCTGCCGCCTGGAACTGGACCACTACCTCGAAGCCCTGATCCGCAAGCCAGGCGCCTTTCCCGGCGCGACCGCACTCGAGCAGGCCCGCTCCGCCGGCAAGTTCACCCCTGTCCATGACGCCTGGTGGGCCGCAGCGGTCAAGGCACACGGCGACACCGAGGGCACCCGGGCCTTGATCGAGGTGCTCCTGATGGCCCGGCACATCCCACACGAGTACCTGGTCGCCGGTCTGGCGACCGCGTTGCGGTCCGGGGCCCTGACCGCGGACGCGGTCGCCCTGGAGGCCCGCAAAGCCGCCCAGACCGAGGATGAACCCAGTCCAGCCATCTCGTCTGCGCTGGCCACCGGGCAGCCGCCGGCGACCGTGACGTTCCTGCACGAGTGGAAGCTGAACCACCTGCCGCCGGACACCAGGCCACTGCCCTCGGTGACGCCCTACGACCAGTTGCTCCGACGTCGCGCCAGCGGCGGTGACCACCGAGAGGGAGAAGCACAGTGA
- a CDS encoding ATP-binding protein, whose product MTPRREGTFQPQSTSAVTDDRRPELLFLGEPLASTPNLAVRSGLGSTPFAARRIPVASIHCCYIARQFTRQTVRRWNLHSICDDAVQIASELVANAVRHGRPDTDTTDDPQAGVWLALALRPHTLLCVVRDPSQLRPRLTAPQPLAERHRGLPIVNALSNTWGWTTDAQARGKSVWARVTLPAA is encoded by the coding sequence ATGACGCCACGGCGTGAGGGCACATTCCAGCCACAGTCCACGTCTGCCGTAACTGACGACCGAAGACCAGAGCTGCTGTTTCTCGGCGAGCCCCTGGCCTCCACGCCCAACCTCGCCGTCCGTTCAGGCCTGGGCAGCACGCCCTTCGCCGCCCGCCGGATCCCTGTTGCCTCCATCCACTGCTGCTACATTGCACGGCAGTTCACCCGGCAGACCGTGCGCCGCTGGAATCTGCACAGCATCTGCGACGACGCGGTCCAGATCGCCTCCGAGCTCGTCGCCAACGCCGTCCGCCACGGCCGGCCCGACACGGACACGACGGACGATCCGCAAGCCGGGGTATGGCTGGCCTTGGCCCTGCGCCCGCACACTCTCCTGTGCGTCGTCCGCGATCCCAGCCAACTCCGCCCCAGACTCACCGCTCCTCAGCCCCTGGCCGAACGCCACCGCGGCCTGCCCATCGTGAACGCCCTCAGCAACACCTGGGGCTGGACCACAGACGCTCAAGCCCGGGGGAAATCCGTCTGGGCGCGGGTGACACTGCCCGCCGCGTAA